The SAR324 cluster bacterium genome has a segment encoding these proteins:
- a CDS encoding PAS domain S-box protein — translation MSDLKVLFIDDSENDVLLIVRELRKGFRNIHYEFVSTQIDVNAAFDKEWDVVLCDYNMPQMDPYRALQLMRKNGKEIPFIVISGAVGEEIAVDVMRAGAKDYLMKDALTRLIPAIQRCLEGHANQQKKKEIQKELAESEAKLRVITDSAKDGIVMLDPQGRITFWNPAASEIFGISANDVSGKNFHALFVPEKYHKEFHEGFNRFHQTGKGKLIGSTMVVQGLKQDQSIVPLEVSISAVQINGEWNSVGIIRDISERQRREEEFNRLAMAVEQASESIVITDIAGKIQYVNPAFEKISGYSRNEVIGKNPKILKSGIYEEPFYSELWNTILSGQVWHGIVTNKKKDGSFYEEKMTISPVRNHEGQIVNFVAVKYDVTLQRQMEKQLQQTRKMEAIGTLAAGIAHDFNNMLQGIIGYADIAMESLPIQSRLTNYMEQILKAGGRAADLVRQILTFSRQTEEEKAPLLITPLIKESLKFLRASLPSTIEIKDNLSSACRPVLANQSQIHQIIMNLCTNAGYAMRQNGGILEVDLFETDLDHFFESVYNVRQGTYLQLVVKDTGVGIPEELHDKIFEPFFTTKPQGEGTGMGLSMVHGIVHNHGGTIVFESKVGQGSTFNIYLPIIENNHPEVEQDSTEVLTGSEHILVVDDEHTLGQLLQIQLSVFGYQVTVFQNSLEAFQCFSQSPQIFDLVITDLTMPIMTGDVLVEKIRSIRPDLPVILMSGFNQIFSQEQAKAIGIKSYLKKPFQLQKLGVLIRTILDDKKN, via the coding sequence ATGTCTGATCTGAAAGTTTTGTTTATCGATGATTCGGAGAATGATGTCCTTCTGATCGTTCGGGAACTCCGCAAAGGTTTCAGGAATATCCACTATGAGTTTGTTTCGACTCAAATTGATGTGAACGCGGCCTTTGACAAGGAATGGGATGTGGTATTGTGTGATTATAACATGCCCCAGATGGACCCCTATCGGGCACTTCAGTTGATGCGGAAGAACGGCAAAGAAATTCCGTTCATCGTTATTTCCGGAGCCGTTGGTGAAGAAATCGCGGTGGATGTCATGCGTGCAGGTGCTAAAGATTATCTGATGAAAGACGCGCTGACACGATTGATTCCCGCAATCCAGCGTTGTCTTGAAGGTCACGCAAATCAGCAAAAGAAAAAAGAAATTCAAAAGGAACTGGCAGAAAGTGAAGCCAAACTCAGAGTGATTACGGACTCTGCCAAAGATGGAATCGTCATGCTGGATCCTCAAGGTCGAATCACGTTCTGGAATCCTGCCGCTTCAGAAATATTCGGAATATCCGCAAACGATGTATCGGGAAAGAATTTTCACGCCCTGTTTGTACCGGAAAAATACCATAAAGAATTTCATGAAGGCTTCAATCGTTTTCACCAGACAGGGAAGGGAAAGTTGATTGGCAGTACCATGGTGGTGCAAGGGTTAAAACAGGATCAATCGATTGTTCCCCTGGAAGTTTCAATCTCCGCTGTACAAATAAACGGAGAATGGAATTCTGTCGGTATTATCCGGGATATTTCAGAAAGACAACGCCGGGAAGAGGAATTCAATCGACTGGCAATGGCGGTTGAGCAGGCCTCAGAATCCATTGTTATCACGGATATTGCGGGAAAGATTCAATATGTCAATCCCGCGTTTGAAAAAATATCCGGTTATTCACGCAATGAAGTGATTGGAAAAAATCCGAAAATTTTAAAAAGCGGCATTTATGAGGAACCGTTTTATTCCGAGTTGTGGAATACCATCCTGTCTGGTCAAGTCTGGCACGGAATTGTCACCAACAAAAAAAAGGATGGCTCTTTCTATGAGGAGAAAATGACTATTTCTCCAGTGCGGAACCACGAGGGGCAAATTGTTAACTTTGTCGCGGTGAAATATGATGTAACCCTGCAACGGCAAATGGAAAAACAACTTCAGCAAACACGAAAGATGGAAGCTATCGGAACTCTGGCAGCAGGCATCGCTCATGATTTCAACAATATGCTACAGGGGATCATCGGCTATGCGGATATTGCCATGGAGAGCCTTCCCATACAGAGTAGGTTGACAAACTACATGGAGCAGATTTTGAAGGCCGGGGGGAGGGCCGCCGATCTGGTCCGACAGATTCTGACTTTCAGCAGGCAGACCGAAGAGGAAAAAGCGCCTTTGCTGATCACGCCACTCATCAAGGAAAGTCTAAAATTTCTCCGGGCGTCTCTGCCATCCACCATTGAAATCAAAGACAACCTTTCCTCCGCATGCAGGCCTGTTCTGGCAAATCAGTCTCAAATTCATCAGATCATCATGAACCTTTGTACCAATGCCGGCTATGCCATGCGCCAGAACGGGGGCATACTTGAAGTTGATCTGTTTGAAACAGACCTGGATCACTTTTTTGAGTCCGTTTATAATGTCAGGCAGGGCACCTACCTGCAACTGGTGGTCAAGGACACCGGAGTCGGGATTCCTGAAGAATTACATGATAAAATTTTTGAGCCTTTCTTTACCACAAAACCACAGGGTGAAGGCACCGGAATGGGGTTGTCCATGGTTCACGGGATTGTTCATAACCATGGGGGAACCATTGTTTTTGAGAGTAAAGTCGGGCAGGGAAGTACCTTCAATATTTATTTGCCCATTATTGAAAACAATCACCCTGAGGTTGAACAGGATTCAACAGAAGTTTTGACAGGCTCCGAGCATATTCTGGTTGTGGATGATGAACACACGTTGGGGCAATTATTACAAATTCAGTTATCGGTGTTTGGGTATCAGGTAACTGTTTTTCAAAACAGTCTTGAGGCGTTCCAATGTTTCAGTCAGTCACCCCAGATTTTTGATCTGGTGATCACAGATCTGACAATGCCCATTATGACAGGGGATGTCCTTGTTGAAAAAATACGGAGCATCCGTCCTGACCTGCCAGTGATTTTAATGTCTGGATTCAATCAAATATTCAGTCAGGAACAGGCCAAGGCTATAGGGATCAAAAGTTATCTAAAAAAACCGTTTCAACTTCAAAAACTAGGTGTTTTGATCAGAACCATTCTGGATGATAAAAAAAACTGA
- a CDS encoding response regulator: protein MRILCLEDSELDAELICEQLLESGYEIQFERVFTEKAFIEKILEKHYDIILSDYNLPGFSGQIALKHAQAHCPKVPFIFVSGAIGEIRAVELLKQGALDYVLKNQMEKLPFAVRRALEEVQELESRRKAEEALKRNEKLLNEAQHIAKMGSYETDLIHNYWEGSDEFYNIFGFTEKRRYTVEEFQSIVHPDDYHEVMTVFAECLATRKPFNHDYRCVHQVTGSTIHVSSRSQILYNDAGQPIKVFGIKQDITERKQVEEELKQARDIAEKANHAKSMFLANMSHELRTPLNPIIGFSELLATDQAIPAEQRSWISIVRQSAKELLALINDVLSLSKIESGKVELNWSDVRISPLIAHALETVRPLIKEKQIELRYQIQEGTPDLIFTDVVKLKQVLLNLLSNAVKFTHVGLIELLLGQEVVNWGKDLDEPTGKALHFCVRDTGVGIDQEKLAEIFDPFVQVDQSFTRKYGGAGLGLSISRKIIEKMGGTIWVESELNKGSAFHVTIPLHEKLPDNLYEFGTKAQSSPKTGTQPLHILVVEDDEANKVLIEHLLKMDGHTFNFAVDGPMALEKLEHEQFDLVLMDIQIPKLNGLEVTKMIRKKEQGTDRHMIIVALTSYALTGDKDFFMNQGMDDYLAKPLAQSLLRAVLKRWAGKSGKN, encoded by the coding sequence ATGAGAATCTTATGTCTGGAAGATTCTGAACTGGATGCCGAACTGATCTGTGAACAACTCCTTGAATCAGGCTATGAGATTCAATTTGAGCGTGTTTTTACCGAAAAAGCATTTATCGAAAAAATTCTGGAGAAGCATTACGACATCATTTTATCCGATTATAATCTCCCGGGTTTCAGCGGTCAAATTGCCTTGAAACACGCACAAGCCCATTGTCCCAAAGTCCCCTTTATTTTTGTTTCGGGTGCCATTGGCGAAATCCGTGCGGTAGAACTGCTCAAACAGGGCGCACTGGATTATGTACTCAAAAACCAGATGGAAAAACTTCCCTTTGCAGTACGTCGTGCCCTGGAGGAAGTACAGGAGCTTGAATCCAGGAGAAAAGCCGAAGAGGCGTTGAAACGAAATGAAAAATTACTCAATGAAGCACAGCACATCGCTAAAATGGGAAGTTATGAAACAGACCTGATCCACAATTACTGGGAAGGATCGGATGAGTTTTATAATATCTTCGGATTTACTGAAAAACGTAGATACACCGTGGAAGAATTTCAGTCGATTGTGCATCCTGATGATTATCATGAAGTGATGACTGTTTTCGCAGAATGCCTGGCAACCCGCAAGCCGTTCAATCATGATTATCGCTGTGTCCATCAGGTAACCGGCTCAACCATCCATGTGAGCAGTCGTAGCCAGATCCTGTACAATGACGCCGGGCAGCCAATCAAGGTTTTTGGTATCAAGCAGGACATCACGGAACGCAAACAAGTGGAAGAAGAATTAAAGCAGGCCAGGGACATCGCCGAAAAAGCCAATCATGCCAAAAGTATGTTTCTGGCCAACATGAGCCATGAACTCCGTACTCCGCTGAATCCGATTATCGGTTTTTCAGAGCTTCTGGCCACGGATCAGGCGATCCCGGCAGAACAACGAAGCTGGATTTCCATTGTCCGGCAAAGTGCCAAAGAGTTGCTGGCCTTGATCAATGATGTGCTGAGTCTGTCTAAGATTGAATCAGGCAAAGTTGAACTCAACTGGTCTGATGTTCGCATCTCCCCCCTGATTGCCCATGCCCTTGAAACAGTCAGACCGTTGATCAAGGAAAAGCAAATCGAGTTGCGCTATCAAATTCAGGAAGGAACTCCGGATTTGATTTTTACGGATGTCGTTAAACTGAAGCAGGTGTTGTTGAACCTGTTGAGCAATGCCGTAAAATTCACCCACGTTGGATTGATTGAGCTTCTGCTTGGACAGGAGGTCGTGAACTGGGGCAAGGACCTTGACGAACCAACCGGGAAAGCACTCCATTTTTGTGTGCGGGATACTGGCGTGGGAATTGATCAGGAGAAGTTGGCTGAAATATTTGATCCCTTCGTCCAGGTTGATCAATCCTTCACCCGTAAATATGGGGGGGCTGGACTGGGACTGTCCATTTCCCGGAAGATCATTGAAAAAATGGGCGGAACCATTTGGGTTGAAAGTGAATTGAACAAGGGGAGCGCGTTTCATGTCACCATTCCGTTGCATGAGAAATTGCCTGATAATCTTTATGAATTCGGGACGAAGGCGCAATCTTCCCCTAAAACAGGCACCCAACCACTGCATATTCTCGTGGTTGAAGATGATGAAGCAAACAAGGTGTTGATTGAACATTTATTAAAAATGGATGGTCACACCTTTAATTTTGCTGTGGATGGTCCCATGGCTCTTGAAAAACTGGAACATGAACAGTTCGATCTGGTGCTGATGGACATCCAGATTCCAAAACTCAATGGCCTTGAAGTGACCAAAATGATACGGAAAAAAGAACAGGGAACCGATCGGCATATGATCATTGTGGCTCTTACCTCCTACGCACTGACTGGAGACAAGGATTTTTTTATGAACCAGGGCATGGATGATTATCTCGCCAAACCGCTTGCTCAAAGTCTGCTGAGAGCTGTGTTGAAACGCTGGGCAGGAAAGTCCGGAAAAAACTAG
- a CDS encoding ABC transporter substrate-binding protein — protein sequence MWKIVLMVLLTMLVDNGLQAQEVEVVTTDFPPFQMQEDDKVIGITTDLVRAVIQKTGIRATLGLYPWNRAYERALNNPNILIYSIARTPEREPLFKWVGTIAPFNVYFWKLKSRTDIVLNDLEDAKKYKIGGVLSDVKTQYLIKKGFGTGTRIETVHGDHLNLQKLMTGKLDLLPFDDMTFPFKASAAGWDLSLIPAEKALFLPEISSELYMAFSRGTEDALVDRFRKALEELKAEGVPEKIKENYLPR from the coding sequence ATGTGGAAGATCGTCTTGATGGTGTTGCTGACAATGCTTGTTGACAATGGTTTACAGGCACAGGAAGTTGAGGTTGTGACCACTGATTTTCCGCCATTTCAAATGCAGGAAGATGATAAGGTGATTGGCATCACAACCGATTTGGTTCGTGCTGTTATTCAGAAAACAGGCATCAGGGCAACCCTGGGTCTTTATCCCTGGAATCGGGCCTATGAACGAGCCTTGAACAATCCGAACATCCTGATTTATTCAATCGCGAGAACACCTGAACGGGAACCACTCTTCAAATGGGTGGGAACCATTGCCCCGTTCAATGTTTATTTCTGGAAACTGAAATCACGCACTGACATTGTCCTGAACGACCTGGAGGATGCCAAAAAATATAAAATCGGCGGAGTGCTGTCGGATGTCAAAACACAGTATCTGATTAAAAAAGGCTTTGGCACAGGAACCCGGATTGAAACAGTCCATGGGGATCATCTCAATTTGCAGAAATTAATGACCGGCAAGTTGGATCTGCTCCCGTTTGATGACATGACTTTTCCCTTCAAAGCGTCAGCCGCAGGTTGGGATCTGTCATTGATTCCGGCGGAAAAAGCCTTGTTTTTACCGGAAATTTCTTCTGAACTTTACATGGCTTTCAGTCGTGGAACGGAGGATGCGCTGGTGGACCGGTTTCGTAAAGCCCTTGAGGAACTCAAAGCAGAAGGGGTGCCTGAAAAAATTAAAGAAAACTATTTACCGCGATAA
- a CDS encoding STAS domain-containing protein — MKVSHRIVGNLAILKIEAESLNFENINTLKQYVQTLLDDQNPETVILNMEHIIFMDSSGMGAIVTHYKNFLKIRKNFYLCSLNPLVYQVFEFSGLNKLIKIFPDENSMLKELQ; from the coding sequence ATGAAAGTATCCCATCGAATCGTGGGTAATCTGGCTATTCTCAAGATTGAAGCGGAGTCGTTGAATTTTGAGAATATCAATACTTTGAAACAATACGTCCAGACTCTTCTGGACGATCAAAATCCTGAAACCGTGATTCTCAACATGGAGCACATCATTTTCATGGATTCTTCCGGCATGGGTGCCATTGTGACCCACTACAAAAATTTTTTGAAAATCCGGAAAAATTTTTATTTGTGTAGCCTCAATCCATTGGTGTATCAGGTTTTTGAATTTTCAGGACTCAACAAACTGATCAAAATTTTTCCTGATGAAAACTCGATGCTTAAGGAACTTCAATAA
- a CDS encoding glycoside hydrolase family 1 protein, with protein sequence MQPFQFPQDFLFGTATASLQIEGGDRNNSWYRWAEQGHIHDGTHCIVANDHWNRVEEDIGLMQAMNCQTYRMSLEWSRIEPKPGKFDKKVIRHYRNEIALLIASGIRPLVTLHHFSNPLWLEDIGAWTNPKVIRFFKRYASWCVKNLGDLVSDWCTLNEPNIYLVNGYLFGNWPPGKNFHLPLFFKAAKNMIQAHITVYQTIHKMRKKHRWNNTSVGVAHHLRVFDPATGTLQEKLLAQLHYTIFQDMFVAGMTEGKLIPPLGVGKTTGKARYSDFFGINYYTRDMIRQAWNPQEILGIREVPAGAPVNDLGWEIYPEGLYRTCKRYYERYQVPLYITENGICDRNDTQRSRYIFDHLKALRQALDEGINIQRYYHWTLMDNFEWAEGLSAKFGLVEVNYENQRRTIRRSGLFYTEICRNKAVTPDMIQKWLL encoded by the coding sequence ATGCAACCATTTCAATTTCCTCAAGATTTTCTTTTTGGTACCGCAACCGCATCCTTGCAGATTGAAGGGGGCGACCGCAACAACAGTTGGTATCGTTGGGCTGAGCAGGGTCACATCCATGATGGAACCCATTGCATTGTGGCCAATGATCACTGGAACCGTGTGGAAGAAGATATCGGGTTGATGCAAGCCATGAATTGCCAGACTTATCGCATGAGTCTGGAATGGAGCCGGATTGAACCCAAACCCGGAAAATTTGATAAAAAAGTCATCAGGCATTATCGAAACGAAATTGCGCTGCTCATTGCCTCCGGAATCCGTCCACTGGTCACACTTCATCATTTTTCAAACCCGTTGTGGCTTGAAGACATAGGCGCCTGGACCAACCCCAAAGTGATCCGCTTTTTTAAGCGTTATGCTTCCTGGTGTGTTAAAAATCTGGGTGATCTGGTTTCGGATTGGTGTACGCTCAATGAACCCAATATCTATCTGGTGAATGGCTACCTGTTTGGAAACTGGCCCCCTGGAAAAAACTTCCATCTGCCGTTGTTTTTCAAAGCAGCTAAAAACATGATTCAGGCGCATATCACCGTGTATCAAACAATCCACAAGATGCGAAAAAAACATCGCTGGAATAATACCAGTGTCGGTGTTGCGCATCATTTGAGGGTCTTTGATCCTGCGACAGGAACCCTTCAGGAAAAACTGCTGGCACAACTCCATTATACAATCTTTCAGGATATGTTTGTGGCAGGTATGACAGAAGGAAAACTCATTCCGCCGCTGGGTGTTGGAAAGACTACCGGCAAAGCACGCTATAGCGATTTTTTCGGCATCAATTACTATACGCGGGATATGATCCGGCAAGCCTGGAATCCGCAGGAAATTCTGGGAATCCGTGAAGTACCGGCCGGCGCCCCTGTCAATGATCTTGGCTGGGAAATTTACCCGGAAGGATTGTACAGGACCTGCAAACGCTATTATGAGCGGTATCAGGTGCCGCTCTATATCACAGAAAACGGGATTTGTGACCGAAATGACACTCAGCGTAGCCGTTACATTTTTGACCACCTCAAGGCGCTCCGGCAGGCACTGGATGAAGGCATCAACATTCAGCGTTACTATCACTGGACGTTGATGGACAATTTCGAATGGGCTGAAGGTTTGAGCGCAAAATTCGGATTGGTTGAGGTAAACTATGAAAACCAGCGCAGAACCATTCGTCGCAGTGGACTGTTTTATACCGAAATCTGCCGGAACAAAGCAGTAACCCCGGATATGATTCAAAAATGGCTGTTGTAG